Proteins encoded within one genomic window of Thiothrix litoralis:
- a CDS encoding HAD family hydrolase, producing the protein MDDLELIAFDLFGVVITDGHLVTNGLMPLLPPGITKAAVKPYYDAYTGGQISEADFWQGIGLMLDSPIRNQFLNVFELDADLAAVTYALSKHYRLGILSNLGAEWGEMLEERFAFSERFEPRIISGAVKCQKPEPAIYAALIRASGVGGEHIAFIDDRRENLEVAKRFGMTTIHYQREPDQCAFEPDYTISSLGEVLQIFHKDNPVFLGLPKPDHGTIP; encoded by the coding sequence ATGGACGACCTCGAACTCATCGCCTTCGACCTCTTCGGTGTCGTCATCACTGACGGACACCTCGTTACCAATGGATTGATGCCGCTGCTGCCGCCCGGTATTACCAAGGCCGCCGTAAAGCCGTATTACGACGCTTATACCGGTGGGCAAATTTCTGAGGCGGATTTCTGGCAAGGTATCGGCCTGATGCTTGATTCCCCCATCCGCAATCAATTCCTCAATGTTTTTGAGCTGGATGCAGATTTGGCAGCAGTGACCTATGCCCTGTCAAAACATTACCGCCTCGGCATCCTTTCCAATTTGGGCGCGGAATGGGGCGAGATGTTGGAAGAACGTTTTGCCTTCAGTGAACGCTTTGAGCCACGCATTATCAGCGGTGCGGTGAAGTGCCAGAAGCCGGAACCAGCGATTTACGCAGCGCTGATCCGTGCCAGCGGGGTAGGGGGTGAGCACATCGCTTTCATCGACGACCGCCGCGAAAATCTGGAAGTGGCCAAACGTTTTGGCATGACCACGATCCACTACCAGCGTGAACCCGATCAGTGCGCGTTTGAGCCAGATTACACCATCAGCTCTTTGGGCGAGGTATTGCAGATTTTTCACAAAGATAACCCTGTTTTTCTAGGGTTGCCAAAACCAGATCATGGAACCATTCCGTAA
- a CDS encoding NHL repeat-containing protein: MKSSQQYAVLPIIALSLSAVVLSACNGSSNDTTDTADSGGETPPENKVSLLVAADGGDETGLISRYDASIQPATGLGSAVQTFAAGLAEGIATDHADHLYQAGIDGFGTVKAVCHLPKRASGSVFDVGIDRVVTSALNSPKGITVAQKAGLIMTAETGAPAAAVSVVSATAGEGSMPLYTISRTAMGGSGAWDVAYDEDSDKLFVALTNGSVAYFKGYLALAMTGAEVEPTAIFRPNNPLPASNMHGIVYDAASDRLIVSDVGSATSADDGSLYVFEGASGLSGAVAPERTLRGAATLLGNPVDLSMQNGALFVAEKANGGGRILVFLDIAGGGSGDIAPDRVYDLAAPESLMASAATGNATVVTPALSRLLVSANAANMGTQVTAVSPALDTKGNVFTPVMTSQFVESIALDNNGDALVSFDDAGSPGTGGISFVNRLATRAADDMLSVNRDRQVMGASTTLIAPKGMKVVDSAGVALVADLNAAAPGAVKVFSLCSAGDHTPLMTTTLPAGARPWDVDYDAGADRLYVAATNGSILVYDNYLGSMPTAPSRTIDPDDKSGFAVSNLHGIVYDTKTDRLIVSDVGDAANATDGRIYIIDNAAKANGLTALRLEISGPLSQLGNPVDLAFDGANLYVAEKSNNQLQRINGIYNLSGAIDKAADVALSFTAPESIALSY, translated from the coding sequence ATGAAAAGTTCACAGCAATACGCAGTTCTCCCCATTATTGCCTTAAGCCTTTCGGCAGTAGTTTTGAGCGCCTGTAATGGTAGCAGCAACGATACTACCGATACGGCGGATAGTGGTGGTGAAACTCCCCCTGAGAATAAGGTTTCGCTACTGGTGGCGGCTGATGGTGGTGACGAAACTGGCTTGATTAGCCGCTACGACGCGTCTATCCAACCTGCCACGGGTCTAGGTAGCGCGGTGCAAACCTTCGCAGCCGGTTTGGCGGAAGGGATTGCCACCGATCACGCCGATCATTTGTATCAGGCGGGTATTGATGGTTTTGGTACCGTGAAAGCGGTGTGTCATTTGCCGAAAAGGGCGAGTGGCAGTGTGTTTGATGTGGGTATTGATCGAGTGGTGACTTCCGCACTCAATAGCCCGAAAGGGATTACTGTTGCCCAGAAAGCGGGTTTGATCATGACCGCAGAAACGGGTGCGCCAGCGGCAGCCGTTAGTGTGGTGAGTGCGACGGCTGGGGAGGGCAGTATGCCTTTGTACACCATTTCGCGTACAGCAATGGGCGGTAGTGGCGCTTGGGATGTGGCCTATGATGAGGACAGCGATAAGCTGTTTGTCGCACTGACCAACGGTAGTGTTGCTTATTTCAAGGGGTATCTGGCGCTGGCAATGACAGGCGCTGAGGTGGAACCAACCGCTATTTTTCGACCCAATAACCCGCTGCCCGCCAGTAATATGCATGGCATTGTGTATGACGCTGCCAGTGATCGTTTGATCGTGAGCGATGTGGGCAGTGCCACCTCGGCAGATGACGGGAGTCTCTATGTTTTTGAGGGGGCTTCAGGTTTATCTGGAGCGGTAGCACCTGAGCGTACTTTACGGGGTGCGGCTACTTTACTGGGTAATCCGGTGGATTTGTCCATGCAAAACGGTGCTTTGTTTGTCGCGGAAAAAGCCAATGGTGGCGGGCGTATTCTGGTCTTTCTGGATATTGCAGGGGGTGGGAGTGGTGATATTGCCCCGGATCGTGTTTACGATCTGGCTGCCCCGGAATCCTTAATGGCTTCTGCGGCTACGGGTAATGCAACGGTGGTAACACCTGCGCTTAGCCGTTTGTTGGTTAGTGCCAATGCGGCGAATATGGGCACGCAGGTGACGGCAGTTTCCCCAGCACTGGATACTAAGGGCAATGTGTTCACGCCGGTGATGACCAGCCAGTTTGTGGAAAGTATTGCGCTGGATAACAATGGTGATGCACTGGTGAGCTTTGATGATGCGGGTTCGCCTGGTACTGGGGGTATTAGTTTCGTCAATCGCTTGGCTACTCGGGCGGCAGATGACATGTTGAGTGTGAATCGTGACCGGCAGGTGATGGGGGCGTCTACGACACTGATTGCACCTAAGGGTATGAAAGTCGTTGATAGCGCAGGGGTTGCGTTGGTGGCTGATTTGAATGCTGCTGCTCCAGGTGCGGTGAAGGTGTTTAGTCTTTGTTCCGCAGGTGATCATACGCCCCTGATGACAACGACGTTGCCTGCGGGTGCTCGCCCTTGGGATGTTGACTATGATGCGGGCGCTGATCGTCTGTATGTGGCGGCGACGAATGGTTCGATTCTGGTGTACGACAATTACCTTGGTAGTATGCCGACGGCCCCTTCCCGTACTATTGATCCTGATGACAAATCCGGGTTTGCGGTCAGCAATCTTCATGGGATTGTCTACGATACCAAGACTGACCGTCTGATTGTCTCCGATGTTGGTGATGCTGCCAATGCCACCGATGGGCGTATCTATATCATTGATAATGCAGCTAAGGCTAATGGTCTGACAGCGTTGCGGCTGGAAATTTCCGGGCCACTCAGTCAGTTGGGTAATCCGGTGGACTTGGCGTTCGATGGTGCTAACTTGTATGTTGCTGAGAAGAGCAATAATCAGCTTCAGCGCATTAATGGTATCTACAACCTTAGTGGCGCTATAGATAAGGCTGCGGATGTGGCTTTGAGCTTTACGGCCCCAGAGTCCATTGCTTTATCTTACTGA
- the ung gene encoding uracil-DNA glycosylase gives MKNMHTTWQSALAAEFTQPYWQTLQGFLAREQAAGKTLLPPQAMRFNALQATALDKVKVVILGQDPYPTLGHAHGLSFSVLPDVKPLPRSLQNINKELLEDVGVDNRQTGCLQAWANQGVLLLNTVLSVEVGQAGSHQKRGWERFTDAVIQAVNQQTQPVVFVLWGGHAQKKAALIDESRHLIIQSAHPSPLSARRGFFGSKPFSRANVFLQAEGREGINWQL, from the coding sequence ATGAAAAATATGCATACCACTTGGCAGTCAGCCCTTGCCGCTGAATTTACCCAACCTTACTGGCAAACCTTGCAGGGCTTCCTTGCACGCGAACAAGCAGCGGGAAAAACCCTCCTGCCGCCGCAAGCAATGCGTTTCAATGCCTTGCAAGCCACCGCGCTGGACAAGGTGAAGGTGGTTATTTTGGGGCAAGATCCCTACCCGACTCTGGGTCATGCACACGGCTTGTCGTTTTCAGTGTTACCAGACGTGAAGCCCTTGCCGCGCTCCTTGCAGAACATTAACAAGGAGTTGCTGGAGGATGTGGGTGTGGACAATCGCCAGACAGGTTGCCTGCAAGCATGGGCAAATCAGGGCGTGTTACTGCTGAATACCGTGCTGTCGGTCGAAGTAGGTCAGGCAGGCAGTCACCAGAAACGAGGTTGGGAACGTTTTACCGATGCGGTGATTCAAGCGGTTAACCAACAAACGCAGCCGGTGGTATTTGTGCTGTGGGGCGGTCATGCGCAGAAAAAGGCGGCATTGATTGACGAGTCCCGTCACTTAATTATTCAGAGCGCTCACCCATCACCACTGTCGGCACGGCGCGGCTTTTTTGGTAGCAAGCCATTTTCGCGGGCGAATGTGTTTTTGCAGGCTGAGGGACGTGAGGGGATTAACTGGCAGTTGTGA